A genomic window from Algoriphagus sp. Y33 includes:
- a CDS encoding mercuric reductase, protein MIEDRVETFDAIIIGSGQAGNPLALALAKEKWKVALVEKAALGGTCVNTGCTPTKAYVASARAAWVISTADKLGIEVPKSPKINLKAIKKRKDKLVNDSRIGIRKSLNDSPQISMIRGTATFIDKTRIKVGSRTLKSYKIFLNVGARARIPEGFEDVNYLTNTSILQLDKIPDHLLIVGGSYIGLEFAQIFRRLGSKVTVLEMGKTLISKEDEHTSEAVREILENEGIKVICRAKCLKGKAKKSGKIGVAFRQDGKDKEINGSHLLIATGRLPNSDLLKPENAGLQLNDKGYFEVNERLEANIAGIYALGDCNGKGAFTHTSYNDFEIIQDQLFGAKERTLNDRITNYALYTDPPLGRAGMTLKQARETGKKLLFASMPMSKISRAKEKGETQGKMEVIVDADSEQILGAAVLGTGGDEIIGTFLTAMYGNLSYKKLMNSVQTHPTVTELIPTLLQQLKPLED, encoded by the coding sequence ATGATTGAGGACAGAGTAGAAACTTTTGACGCCATCATTATCGGATCCGGACAAGCCGGTAATCCTCTTGCGTTGGCACTAGCCAAAGAAAAATGGAAGGTTGCGCTGGTAGAAAAAGCAGCATTGGGAGGAACCTGCGTCAACACTGGGTGCACCCCAACTAAGGCCTATGTAGCAAGTGCCAGAGCAGCATGGGTTATTTCAACTGCTGATAAATTGGGAATCGAAGTTCCCAAATCGCCCAAAATCAATCTTAAAGCAATTAAAAAAAGAAAAGACAAACTGGTCAACGATTCCAGAATCGGGATACGGAAATCATTAAACGATTCACCTCAAATCTCCATGATCCGTGGCACTGCTACTTTTATTGATAAGACTAGAATAAAAGTAGGGTCACGAACACTAAAGTCTTACAAAATCTTCCTGAATGTAGGTGCAAGAGCAAGAATCCCGGAAGGTTTTGAGGATGTCAATTACCTCACAAACACCTCTATTCTTCAGCTCGACAAGATTCCTGATCATCTGCTCATAGTTGGGGGAAGTTACATTGGACTAGAGTTCGCTCAGATTTTCCGACGGCTAGGGTCAAAAGTCACTGTATTGGAAATGGGCAAAACGCTTATCTCGAAAGAGGATGAACACACTTCGGAAGCTGTCAGAGAAATACTGGAAAATGAAGGGATAAAGGTTATCTGCAGAGCCAAATGCCTTAAAGGAAAAGCCAAAAAATCAGGGAAAATTGGAGTGGCTTTCCGCCAAGACGGAAAAGACAAAGAGATCAATGGTTCTCATCTGCTGATCGCTACCGGAAGATTGCCTAATTCAGATTTGCTCAAACCGGAAAATGCGGGGCTTCAACTAAACGACAAGGGTTATTTCGAAGTAAATGAAAGACTTGAGGCCAATATAGCAGGAATTTACGCTCTGGGAGACTGCAATGGAAAAGGTGCCTTTACACACACCTCTTATAATGACTTTGAGATAATACAAGATCAGCTTTTCGGGGCAAAAGAAAGAACGCTGAATGACCGGATCACAAATTACGCTTTATATACCGATCCTCCGCTGGGAAGAGCAGGCATGACGCTCAAACAAGCGAGAGAGACGGGTAAGAAACTTCTTTTTGCCAGCATGCCCATGAGCAAAATTTCCAGAGCAAAGGAAAAAGGGGAAACTCAGGGAAAAATGGAAGTCATCGTAGATGCGGATTCCGAACAAATCCTCGGAGCAGCAGTTTTGGGGACTGGAGGGGATGAAATCATCGGGACGTTCTTAACCGCCATGTATGGAAACTTGAGCTATAAAAAGCTGATGAATTCCGTCCAGACCCATCCCACGGTAACCGAACTTATCCCTACCCTACTACAGCAACTCAAGCCTTTGGAGGATTGA